GGTTTAACCATTGTATTTCTCCATTTCCTCTTCGCTGATGTCGAAGTTAGCGTAGACGTTTTGCACGTCGTCATGGTCTTCCAACGCTTCCATCAAGGCCAGCATTTTGGGAACGTCTTCTCCTGACAGCTGGACCGTATTTTGCGGCACCATCGTCACTTCGGCGGTGGTGAAGGACAGTCCCTCGGCTTCCAGCGCATTTTTTACTTCTTCAAAGCTTTCCGGATCAGTCGTGATTTCATAGGTTTGATCCGTCGTTTGGAAATCCTCCGCTCCGGCTTCCAACGCCACAGCCAAAATGTCTTCCTCGTCCTTGTCTGTTTGGCTCCGGTCGATTACCAGCAACCCTTTGCGGTCGAACATCCAGGCCACACAGCCGGATTCACCCAGGTTGCCGCCCCGTTTGGAAAAA
Above is a window of Polycladomyces subterraneus DNA encoding:
- a CDS encoding YebC/PmpR family DNA-binding transcriptional regulator, with protein sequence MAGHSKWKNIQHRKGRQDALRGKLFAKLAREIFVAAREGGPDPNNNQRLRLAIAKARSQNMPNDNIERAIKKATGENGGNNYEHIVYEGYGPGGVAVMVEALSDNRNRTAADMRHIFSKRGGNLGESGCVAWMFDRKGLLVIDRSQTDKDEEDILAVALEAGAEDFQTTDQTYEITTDPESFEEVKNALEAEGLSFTTAEVTMVPQNTVQLSGEDVPKMLALMEALEDHDDVQNVYANFDISEEEMEKYNG